A single window of Hyla sarda isolate aHylSar1 chromosome 2, aHylSar1.hap1, whole genome shotgun sequence DNA harbors:
- the LOC130357007 gene encoding Ig-like V-type domain-containing protein FAM187A — MMLRYCPLLAFVAAIFLLYFIPASSSTTIAKDDDILSSTKCPAYLLFETAAYLSDVTIELPCQCKPEETKYVVWYYQKKSGDKPMVLTDFKGTVQLDVENVRDAYDTSLKFTIRMFNLIVHKAQIENSGNYLCGTQDGHFFYGYNVDIQDSKDALVSFVEKDGKPQPHLKNKYFVAFTTFSDWTVCDRCDVRGEQRSIGLCYVNSSYLNPRFHANKNDVSSCGSEAVPLKFKKLLSKRRPEIMIRSCMTKCHVRKKGVMGMLSTLMHTIGKLKDYIPWISKVPMEIHTQTMGSRMSISCPGVRPEHAVAWDKDNERLYLTENLIGAKKSMRVFIDHGGHLNFRSIQYSDAGTYYCWLQGKLTAGFKLSVQRDPLKKRKFSDPDAIFVMKNILISIPVLIIIFIVVHCAKFFCCCT; from the coding sequence ATGATGCTTCGATATTGTCCTCTTCTCGCTTTTGTAGCTGCCATTTTCTTGCTTTATTTCATTCCTGCAAGCAGCTCAACCACTATTGCGAAAGATGACGACATACTCAGCTCTACAAAATGCCCGGCATACCTCCTGTTTGAAACGGCTGCTTATCTGTCTGACGTGACAATTGAACTTCCTTGCCAATGCAAGCCTGAGGAAACAAAGTACGTGGTATGGTACTACCAGAAGAAGAGCGGAGACAAGCCCATGGTCCTCACAGACTTCAAAGGTACGGTGCAACTCGATGTAGAAAATGTTCGGGACGCTTATGATACCTCTTTAAAGTTCACTATCCGGATGTTCAACCTTATTGTACATAAGGCACAAATAGAAAATTCCGGAAATTATCTATGCGGCACACAGGATGGACACTTCTTTTATGGATACAATGTTGACATTCAGGACTCCAAGGATGCCCTTGTATCTTTTGTAGAGAAAGATGGCAAACCACAGCCACATCTGAAAAACAAATACTTTGTGGCCTTCACCACTTTTTCGGATTGGACAGTGTGTGACCGATGTGATGTCAGAGGGGAACAAAGGAGCATTGGCCTGTGCTATGTCAATAGTTCCTACCTCAACCCCAGATTTCATGCAAACAAAAATGATGTGTCTTCATGTGGCTCAGAAGCCGTTCCACTCAAATTCAAGAAATTGCTCTCCAAGCGAAGACCAGAGATCATGATCCGGAGCTGCATGACTAAATGTCATGTGCGGAAGAAGGGAGTTATGGGCATGTTGAGCACTCTGATGCACACTATAGGAAAGCTTAAAGATTACATCCCATGGATCTCTAAGGTACCAATGGAGATTCATACTCAAACAATGGGCAGCAGAATGAGTATTTCTTGTCCAGGAGTAAGGCCGGAACATGCGGTGGCCTGGGACAAAGATAATGAGCGACTTTATCTCACAGAGAATCTAATTGGTGCTAAAAAGTCTATGAGAGTCTTCATTGATCATGGAGGCCATCTGAACTTTCGCTCCATCCAGTACAGTGACGCAGGAACCTACTATTGCTGGCTGCAGGGGAAACTGACGGCCGGCTTTAAGTTGTCTGTGCAAAGAGATCCTCTGAAAAAACGTAAGTTCAGCGATCCTGATGCTATATTTGTCATGAAGAACATTTTGATAAGTATTCCAGTGCTCATCATTATCTTCATCGTCGTTCATTGTGCAAAGTTCTTTTGCTGTTGtacctga